The region TCACCCCAGGAAGTGCAGTGAGATCATCAAATTGATCCAAATCAGAGCCTAGAGCCTAATGTAAGTGACCGTGGCTGGAGCATCACACCATGTGGGGACAGACCTCCCTTGTGGTGATGGTGTCCTCACGGGGACACAGGCACATATGGAATAGACAGCCCCTGAGACAGCACCGTTCAGTCCAGCTCCCCCTTGGGGAAGGTCCTGGGAGTCACTGGAGGAGCCTGAGCCCCACTTAGGGACCAGGATGCAGCCACCAGTCATCTGGGTGTAAGGAGCCTGGGACCTAGGGGCTTGCCGCCctgccctgcctctgccccccTCGCTGagtcagtgcagagagcagatgggggAGATGCTCAGGCCTGTGTCCTGGCCTATTTCACATGTCATTGTCATGGAAGGAAAGAGCCCTGGAATGGACACAATGGGGCCTCCTTCACAGTGGGTGACATTGTCACTTATGCAGCCTGACAGGGGCACCTGCCTCCACTGTTTCTGTGCCCTTTACTACAGCCAGGAGGGGTCTGGCCCCAGGTGTTAGCAGGAAGTGGACAGGACAGATGGCCATTAGTGCAGGAGGGAAGGGCATGGCTCATTGTGCAGGGCAGGGCCAGTCCTGCCTGaatgagaaggagggagaggacgGACAGGCAGGAGCAAGACAGCCAGAATCGCCATGGCAGGGAGCAGTGGGGGTACAGTGACTTAAAGCCCCAGGTCCACGAGCCTCATGGCTGCCTCAGAACTGACCCAGGGCCACCCTGAAGGCCCTCTATGCCCAGCCACCCCTAGGGCGTCCTGTGATGTGGCTCTTGAGTGGCTTAATGAGAGGTGGTTGGTGGGATGGAGCAAGAGCCTCagcctcggggctggggatgtggttcaagcggtagcgcgcttgcctggcatgcatgcggcccgggttccatcctcagcaccacatacaaatcaatatgttgtgtccgccgaaaactaaaaaaaataaatattaaaaatctctttctttctttctctctctctctcttaaaaaaaaaaaaaaaaaaaaaaaaagagcctcagcctccaggatggACAGGGAGCAGGTGGCAGAAACCCCTGGGATTGCACAAGCAGGTTCCAGGCTCTGAAGAGGTTCAGGGTCATTCATTCACAATCCTTCCCCCCCTTATCACAAAATCATTGAGAGTTGGCCACACCTTGGGCCCTGTGCTGGTTGCAAGGTCCAGTGGGGAGTGAGAAAGGAAAGTCTTGTCCTTTATGCTTCAGACGGAGTGACACCCAATACACCAGGACACATGTGGCTTCAAGTCCAGCAAGGGAATGTGTGGACCAGCTGTGTGAAGGGGAGGCCTGGACATTCTGTTGAGGCAGGTGATTTGGTTCCGAAGTAAAAATTGATTATCCTCCATTTGCTCTCAACTCCGAGACCACACTGTCCCCTCCAGGCTGCCAGTGCCCTGAGCCTACCTCTCTGGTGCACAGATGCCTAATAGGCCCTCAGCATGCAGAGCACCGGGCTCTGGCTGCAGAATGACATGCACCACTGATCTGCCACCCATGGTCTGTGTGACCTGATTCAGCAGCTGTgttccctgtgcctcagtttccctttattGGACACATGGGAAGTGGTGTCTGGTTCACCATGTTGTCTCTAAGTTAACCTTGAAATACTCACAGTAACTGACCTTGGTTTAGAGGAGCTGCCCCCAAAGAGAAAGCCCCTACTCTGATCTGCCTCCCAGTGAGAGCGCCCTGGGCTGGTCCCGGGAGGACCAGGAGCTCCAGGGGCAtctctttcctctgttcctcccctTGGGGACATGGACCTTCCTGGGGAGCCTCATAGAAGTCCATCAGGGCATCTGATTGGCCTGAGGCACCTGTCCCTCTGCGCTCACCACACCTCGTCCCAGGAGAAGGAGATGCCCAGGTGCCCTTGCCCAGATGTGGCTCCTGGGACTGTGTCCTGGCTGGTGACCACCTCCAGGAGCTCCCAGATCAGGTGGCCAGTAAATCATTGCTCCCCAGCGGCCCTCAACAGGAAGCCAAAGTCCAACCCTGGCCACACGTCCTCAGGGTCACCTGGAGCCAAGAGCCTGGGCAGAGGTCTGGCACAGGAGCTTCCTGGGCTGACCTTCTCTGTGAGGACTCCAGGGCCCTCAGGCCAGGCCTGACTCAGTCCTGCAGGGTCTTTCTCAGGGCCATGCTCCTGGGAAGGACACAGGGGCTGGGCTGAGACTGCTCTGCCTGGGCCGAGCCTCCCACCAGACCACCCTGCTCTCTGCCAGTGGATTCAGGCAGAGGACTCGGCTCTTCTGAAGTCTGTCTGCACTGCGTGTGTCCTGCACTAAATGCTCAAACTCCATTGTGGGGACGTAACTCACAGGAGGAGGTAGGCAGACCCAGGTCTCAGGGTCCTGTGTGTGCAGTGGAGTTGACCCCTCCAACACCCTAGGGCCTGGGGCATCACTCACCGTGTACGCGGAACTCTCCAGTTGCTAATTCAGGCCTGAGATCGTTATTTAAGATTCGTAGCGTGTAGAATCCTGTGTCCTCCTTTGTCACATTCATGAACAGCAGGGACCCATTGGTGTATAATGTCTCTCGACCACTGAATGCAGGGCCTGTGTTAATGTTCTGTGTCAGTATCGAGTATGATATAATTTCATGGCTGTCTTCTGCTGTTTTTCCTTTGAACCAGTAGTAGCCTATGGTATTCTGTGATGCATTGTGGATGAGGAGAAGAACGTCTGTCCCTTCAGCAGCATCAAAAGGCACTGGTTCAATAGTGAGCTGGGCAGTGGGGTGTGGGTTCCACAATGTTAACAGTGAGActaggagggaagagagagaaatccatCAATACTGGGCCCTTTGTATTGGGTGGAAAGATGGGGCCCAGGTCCTCAGCAGGAGTCCTCATTCCTCAACCTTTTGGTGTGTGGTGAGTGGGTAAGTCCCTGGGTCAAAGCCAGCATATGCATTCCTTCAGGACCCTAAGCCTGTCATTCCTCTGGAACAATCGTCTCCCGGTATCTACAAGGCTGGCCCCTCAGAGCCCACAGATCCCTGCTCACACCCAGGGCACCTGGGCACCCCCCTCCCCTGACCACCTCCTTACAGACCCCAGGTCTTCCCTGTGGACATTTCCCTGCTCTCTGCCCTCCTAGATCTACACAGGACCTGGCCTCACCTGCAGATCTCCCTCTGGCCTGGCCTCCTGCCCTCTAGAGAGGAAGCTCCAGGAGGCAGAGACTAGTCTGACCCTTGTTGTAGCCCAGGGCCTGAACGAGGCTCAGCCTCCTGTGGATGAGTGAAGCAGGGTCCCCACACTCAGGGTGCAGGTGTCTGTGTGCCAATGTCTGAGGCTGGTGGCTGCAGACAATGTTCAATagtctttctatttttaaaacattttttctagttatagatggacacaatatctttatttatttttatgtgggtctgaggatcaaacccagtgcctcacttgtgcgaggcaggtgctctactactgagctgcagcACCAGCCCTCTGTTGCCCTTTCTATTTGGAGAGTTGCCCTTACACAGATGCCAACATTGATAATCAAAATATAAAGTCCTCTGGTGATTAACTTGGAAAAGAGAACCCCTGAGCTTTCCGTCTACCTTCAACAGTTTCTGGTCACTGAGCGTTTCCTGTTGGTGAGCTTCTGTCTGTGTTCTGTTCCCATTGGGTTCCCAATGAAGCCCTGTGTCCCCTGTGAGGATCATATTCTCCCCAGGGGTGGCACCAGCAAGACTGTGGCTCCTGCACCCTCTTTCAGGGAACTGTCCCCTCTTACCTGCCAGCAGGATCCCCTGCCAGGGGATGCCCCCTCTGGAGGGACAGGCTGAGGCGGGCTGCATGGTCCCTGCTGCTCTGTCCCCTCTGTGGAAGGAGCTCACTACAGACCTGCTGGGGAGCCGAGGTCCAGGCCAGTCAGCTCTgctgccctgctcctctctgaGCTCAGCCTCCTCCCAGGGCAGGAGCACTTTCCTGGGTCACAGGGCTGGGGGCGGGGTCTCGGTGGAGGAagctctctgtcccctccctctcagTCCTGACTCCTGTCCCTTCTGCTTTCCCTGTTGGGTTTCACTACTGCATGCCACACCCTGAGGAGCAAGGCAGGTGGGGACAGTGACCCCTTAGAGAAGTGGCTCACCCAGCACTGGCCTCAGCTGTGTCCTGGCCTCAGGGCTTTCAGCACCACCCAGGTAGCCCCTGGGGTCCCCTGACCCTTGGCATATTTACATTATAACAGAGAATCCCAGGTTAGCCACACATCTTCCCCATGTTCTCAAATGCTCTAGGAAGGTGGC is a window of Ictidomys tridecemlineatus isolate mIctTri1 chromosome 15, mIctTri1.hap1, whole genome shotgun sequence DNA encoding:
- the LOC144370805 gene encoding cell adhesion molecule CEACAM4-like — its product is MQPASACPSRGGIPWQGILLAVSLLTLWNPHPTAQLTIEPVPFDAAEGTDVLLLIHNASQNTIGYYWFKGKTAEDSHEIISYSILTQNINTGPAFSGRETLYTNGSLLFMNVTKEDTGFYTLRILNNDLRPELATGEFRVHAEERTPGLPVGAVAGIVTGVLVGVALVAALGCFLLHTRTGRAGVQQGLRDHRTPASTASQGPSDSSTSLAPVSGHKTAVPIYQELLNPDLDIYCRVDHTAIGGS